The nucleotide sequence GCCGGACGAGGTCGCAAAGATCATCTATGTGCTGTGTACGGAAACCAGTTCGTATGTGAACGGCGCCGAGATCCACATCAACGGCGGCCAGCACGTTTAAGACAGTCTGGTAGGGTGGGCAAGGGAGCGCTAGCGATGTGCCCACCATCCATCACCGACAGCGCTGCTTGATGGTGGGCACGCTGCGCTTTGCCCACCCTACGCGAGCTCGCAAGCACGCCGTTCACTCCGCGCAAAACTTCCGCGTCGCGGTTCGCACCGCCGCAGCAGCAACGTTGAACGTGCTCGAACACTCGTCCTCGTTCTCGCCGTCCGCCAACACTGCACCGCAGTGCCGGCAAAGCCGCGTCGAGAACGCCTGCGCCTTGCCACCGCTGCGGCCCTGCTGATAGAGCGCCAGATCGATGACATTACGCGACGACATTATGAGTTTCTCAACCATGGGATCCTCGCGGCCTGAGACACACCTTATCGCAGAGAAGTTTCGACCATTCGTTCAGTCCACCGCTCAAATTTTAGCGGTGGAATTGAGTCCGCCTTCGCAGGTGTGGAACTGCGGGAACCGCCGTCCTACAGCCACTTCTTCCACTTGAAGAGAAAGTACGGCAGCACCGCTGCCATGAGCATCATGATGAGTGCCATCGGGTAGCCATGTGCCCATTCGAGTTCCGGCATCGCCTTGAAGTTCATGCCGTAGATCGAGGCGATCAGCGTCGGCGGCATCAGGACAACGGCCATCACCGAGAACAGCTTGATGATGTTGTTCTGCTCGAGATTGACGACGCCGAGCATGGCGTCGAGCGTAAAGGTGATCTTGTTGGAAAGATAGGAGGCGTGATCGGTCAGGGAACCGACGTCGCGCTGCATGGTCTTGAGTTGCTCGCGCATGTCCTTGGACCATTTGACGCCTTCCATCACCGCCGACAGGAAGGTGACGACGCGGCCGATCGAGACCAGGCTCTCGCGGATCTTGGAGACCAGGTCGCCCTTGCGGCCGATCGCGATCAGGATCTGCGAATATCGCTTGGCCTGGCCATGGCGCGCGCTTTCGGGCTCGAAGATGTCGTGGCTGACCTGGTCGACCTCGGCACCGGCGCGCTCCAGAATGTCGGCGCAGCGGTCGATCACCGCGTCGAGCAGTTCCATCAGCACCATCTCGCCCGATATCCCCGGCATGCAGGAACGCGCCAGCTTGTGCTCCACCAGGGCGAACGGCTTCGGCTCGTCGTAGCGCACCGTCACCAGCCGATGGCCGGCGAGGATGAAGGTGACGGCCGTGGTCCTCGGCATATCGGTGTCGGATTGGCACATCAGCGTCGCCGTCATGTAGCGGGCGCCGTTCTCGATATAGAGCCGGCTGGAAATCTCGATTTCCTGCATGTCCTCCCGGGTCGGCACCGCGATCCCGGCCAGCCGCTCGACCGCGCGGTCCTCCTCCATCGTCGGGTTCAACAGGTCGATCCAGACCGCTTTGTCCGGCAGCCGCGCCGGGTCCGCGGCCGGGAGCTTCTTCAGGGAAGATTCGGACGGCACAAACACCGAAAACATGGGCAACTCCGGAACGGGGCGGCAGTCTCTCGTCTTGACGCGTTTTGTTGACGCGAACCGGTACCCGCTTGAAAACGCGATGGCTACCCAGCGGTACTAAAGCCGATTCTGGCAAGCGCTTCATGACCTGCGCATTAACCGCCGATCCATATTTGTGGCGGTGCGGTGGCGCCCGCGCGGCCGCGATCCGGCCCCGGCAACACCCGTGCCCAGAAATCAACCGGAACTCGCAAAATTTGCGGCATAAAAGCCACAGCCGCGCTTCCGCAACGCCGAAGGGGCGCGCAATTGCTGGCATTAGTGCCGGTTTTTGCAGATAATGGGATTAATGGAATCGTCGCGTTTTTGGCGCAAGATTGTTGCTACGAACGCCGGAGTTTCGATTGGAAGTGTACCATGTCGTCGCTGAAAGTAATCGTGGGGCTTGTCGCCGCCGGCCTTGCGTTGTCCGGCTGCATGCCGGCAACCACCTATCAGGCCGCCCCTGAAGCCACCCTCAAGCCGAACGACAAGGCCCAGCTCGCCAAGGCGCGCTACGCCGCCGTGCCGCCGGCGGAGCCGTTCCGCCGTGCCATTGTGGACTATCACCGCAAGGAACTGCCCGGCACCATCGTCGTCGATTCCGACAACCACTACCTCTATCTGGTTCAGGACGGCGGCAA is from Bradyrhizobium sp. AZCC 2176 and encodes:
- a CDS encoding magnesium transporter CorA family protein, with the translated sequence MFSVFVPSESSLKKLPAADPARLPDKAVWIDLLNPTMEEDRAVERLAGIAVPTREDMQEIEISSRLYIENGARYMTATLMCQSDTDMPRTTAVTFILAGHRLVTVRYDEPKPFALVEHKLARSCMPGISGEMVLMELLDAVIDRCADILERAGAEVDQVSHDIFEPESARHGQAKRYSQILIAIGRKGDLVSKIRESLVSIGRVVTFLSAVMEGVKWSKDMREQLKTMQRDVGSLTDHASYLSNKITFTLDAMLGVVNLEQNNIIKLFSVMAVVLMPPTLIASIYGMNFKAMPELEWAHGYPMALIMMLMAAVLPYFLFKWKKWL